One segment of Sphingomonas qomolangmaensis DNA contains the following:
- a CDS encoding TldD/PmbA family protein, whose protein sequence is MAIMTEAEAKTILDKVVALATADECTAQLTGSDQGNIRFALNNVSTSGAVSNTDLAVQVAFGRRVGTATINEFSDAALARVVQRAEALAKLAPESPEFVPAVGKQSYRATNTFSQATAAITPDQRAEIARASIAPCRAEKLIAAGFLEDGQSFVAFANSNGNFGYQRATLMDYTCTVRTEDGRGSGWVGSNLQDISGFSAARDVDIAMRKASASVEAQALEPGKYTVILEPAAAAGLIGFMTRYFDARQADEGRSFLSKAGGGNKIGQQVFDPRVDLYSDPAHPGLATMPWDDEGLPRQRQSWVEKGRVTDMMYSRFWAQKQGKTARGMPGNLIMAGGTKSTADLVRETERGVLVTRTWYIRMVDPQTVLLTGLTRDGTFYIENGQIKYPLKNFRFNESPVIMLNNIDELGRPVRVSDEGGLQMMIPAMRLRDFTFTSLSDAV, encoded by the coding sequence ATGGCAATCATGACCGAGGCCGAGGCCAAGACGATCCTCGACAAGGTGGTCGCGCTGGCGACCGCCGATGAATGCACCGCGCAGCTGACCGGATCGGACCAGGGCAATATCCGCTTCGCGCTCAACAACGTCTCGACCAGCGGCGCGGTGAGCAACACCGATCTGGCGGTGCAGGTGGCGTTCGGGCGGCGCGTCGGCACCGCGACGATCAACGAGTTTTCGGATGCCGCGCTCGCACGCGTCGTCCAGCGCGCCGAGGCGCTGGCCAAACTCGCGCCCGAAAGCCCCGAATTCGTGCCCGCGGTGGGCAAGCAGAGCTATCGCGCGACCAACACCTTCAGCCAGGCGACCGCGGCGATCACCCCCGATCAGCGCGCCGAGATCGCGCGCGCCTCGATCGCGCCGTGCCGCGCGGAGAAACTGATCGCCGCGGGGTTCCTCGAGGACGGCCAGAGCTTCGTCGCCTTTGCCAATTCGAACGGCAATTTCGGCTATCAGCGCGCAACGCTGATGGACTACACCTGCACCGTGCGGACCGAGGACGGGCGCGGTTCGGGCTGGGTCGGCAGCAATCTGCAGGACATCAGCGGCTTCAGCGCCGCGCGCGATGTCGATATCGCGATGCGCAAGGCGAGCGCCTCGGTCGAGGCACAGGCGCTCGAGCCCGGCAAATATACCGTCATCCTTGAACCCGCTGCCGCAGCGGGGTTGATCGGCTTCATGACGCGCTATTTCGATGCGCGGCAGGCCGATGAGGGCCGCAGCTTCCTGTCGAAGGCGGGCGGCGGCAACAAGATCGGCCAGCAGGTGTTCGACCCGCGCGTCGACCTCTATTCGGACCCGGCGCATCCCGGCCTCGCGACGATGCCGTGGGACGACGAAGGCCTGCCGCGCCAGCGCCAGTCCTGGGTCGAAAAGGGCCGCGTCACCGACATGATGTATTCGCGCTTCTGGGCGCAGAAGCAGGGCAAGACCGCGCGCGGCATGCCGGGCAATCTGATCATGGCGGGCGGCACCAAATCGACCGCCGACCTGGTCCGCGAAACCGAGCGCGGCGTGCTCGTCACGCGCACCTGGTATATCCGCATGGTCGATCCGCAGACCGTGCTGCTCACCGGCCTGACGCGCGACGGCACCTTCTATATCGAGAACGGCCAGATCAAATATCCGCTGAAGAATTTCCGCTTCAACGAATCGCCGGTCATCATGCTCAACAATATCGACGAGCTGGGCCGTCCGGTGCGCGTCAGCGACGAGGGCGGGTTGCAAATGATGATCCCGGCGATGCGGCTGCGCGACTTCACCTTCACCTCGCTGTCGGACGCGGTGTAG